The following are encoded together in the Planococcus antarcticus DSM 14505 genome:
- a CDS encoding solute symporter family protein, producing MNATVISIFVFIVGITLVITYFAAKRTNSASDFYTAGGGLTGWQNGLAIAGDYLSAASFLGIAGAIALFGFDGFLFSIGYLVAYLVVLFIVAEPLRNLGKYTLADMINARFNAKKVRGAAALSSITIVIFYMIAQLVGAGALIQLLFGIDYIWAVLLVGIMMTIYVLFGGMTATSWVQIIKAVLLMIGTVILSFLVLKNFNFNILEMFTQMKTATPHGEAYLSPGVKYKIPLDTISLMLALVLGTAGLPHILMRFFTVKDAKTARSSVMWATWIVGIFYVMTIFLGFGAAAFVGSDLITATNPAGNMAAPLLAQALGGDVLMSFISAVAFATILAVVAGLVLTGASAFAHDIYGQIIKKGQATERQQMLAARYASLGVSAFSILLAIFAQSLNVAFLVSLAFCIAASANLPVILYTIFWKRFNTTGAVSAILTGLISALVLVSLSPSVMSPEAGAAIFVGDPIFPLTNPALFSVPLGFIGGWVGTMLSKERDLKKYSEVNVRANTGGFRQL from the coding sequence ATGAATGCTACGGTTATATCCATTTTTGTCTTTATCGTAGGGATCACCCTTGTCATTACTTATTTTGCAGCGAAACGCACAAATTCCGCTAGTGATTTCTATACAGCGGGAGGCGGCTTAACCGGTTGGCAAAATGGCTTGGCTATTGCAGGGGATTACTTATCAGCAGCCTCTTTTCTAGGAATTGCAGGAGCCATTGCTTTGTTCGGTTTTGATGGTTTCTTATTTTCTATCGGCTACTTAGTAGCGTATTTAGTAGTTCTTTTCATTGTTGCTGAACCACTTCGCAATTTAGGGAAATATACCCTTGCCGATATGATCAATGCGCGCTTTAATGCAAAAAAAGTCCGCGGGGCAGCGGCATTAAGTTCTATTACCATTGTTATCTTCTACATGATTGCCCAATTGGTTGGGGCAGGAGCATTGATTCAATTGCTGTTCGGCATTGATTACATATGGGCTGTTCTGCTTGTCGGCATCATGATGACCATTTATGTACTGTTCGGTGGGATGACAGCAACAAGTTGGGTGCAGATTATCAAAGCAGTGCTGTTGATGATTGGTACCGTTATCTTGTCGTTCCTTGTATTGAAGAATTTTAACTTCAATATCTTGGAGATGTTTACGCAAATGAAGACGGCTACGCCTCACGGAGAAGCGTATTTAAGTCCTGGCGTAAAATACAAAATTCCATTAGATACAATTTCGTTAATGCTTGCTTTGGTTCTCGGAACTGCAGGACTGCCACACATTCTGATGCGTTTCTTTACCGTTAAAGACGCAAAAACTGCCCGAAGCTCAGTGATGTGGGCTACGTGGATTGTTGGGATTTTTTATGTTATGACTATTTTTCTTGGTTTCGGAGCCGCGGCTTTCGTAGGATCTGATTTGATCACCGCGACAAACCCTGCCGGAAATATGGCGGCACCTCTGTTAGCGCAGGCTTTAGGTGGTGATGTGCTAATGTCGTTCATTTCAGCTGTTGCGTTTGCAACAATTCTAGCTGTAGTGGCGGGACTTGTTTTGACAGGTGCTTCAGCGTTTGCCCATGATATTTATGGCCAAATCATCAAAAAAGGTCAGGCGACGGAACGCCAGCAAATGTTGGCAGCCCGCTATGCGTCTCTTGGCGTATCGGCATTCTCCATCCTTTTGGCGATTTTTGCACAAAGCTTGAATGTAGCGTTCCTAGTCTCGCTAGCATTCTGTATTGCTGCCAGTGCTAATTTGCCGGTTATTCTTTATACAATTTTCTGGAAACGTTTTAACACGACCGGAGCAGTATCCGCAATTTTAACCGGGTTGATTTCAGCATTAGTACTGGTTTCCCTCAGCCCGAGCGTAATGAGTCCGGAAGCGGGAGCGGCGATTTTCGTTGGCGATCCGATTTTCCCGTTGACCAATCCAGCCTTATTCTCTGTACCCCTTGGCTTTATCGGCGGATGGGTTGGAACGATGTTGTCAAAAGAACGCGACCTCAAGAAATACTCCGAGGTCAACGTTCGTGCGAATACCGGTGGGTTTAGACAATTGTAA
- a CDS encoding S8 family peptidase, producing MTKLYLIPYRVEEIVEQAPQIPEGIRMIEAPEVWEAAEKGKGTIIAILDTGCQPDHPDLQDRIIGGKNFTPDFDGDAANFDDNNGHGTHVAGTVAASYRKDGGIAGVAPSAQLLILKVLAGEGGGEYQGIIDGIQFAIDWRGPNGETVTVISMSLGGPEDVTDLHEVIKRAVDVGIPVVCAAGNEGDDLHDTNEFAYPGAYGEVIQVGAVNFDRRIANFSNTNDEIDLVAPGVDIYSTYPGGKYASLSGTSMATPHVSGALALIKNIAEKEFARELTEAELYAQLVRRTMPLGYPKTAEGNGLLSLDILNKIEQLFKVINRSYSTTEKRKLND from the coding sequence ATGACGAAGCTCTATTTAATTCCTTACCGCGTAGAAGAGATAGTTGAACAGGCACCACAGATTCCCGAAGGTATACGGATGATCGAAGCTCCTGAAGTGTGGGAAGCAGCAGAAAAAGGGAAAGGGACGATCATTGCCATCTTAGACACCGGTTGTCAGCCGGATCATCCTGATCTGCAAGACCGAATTATTGGTGGGAAAAACTTTACGCCTGATTTCGATGGCGATGCAGCGAATTTTGACGATAATAACGGCCATGGCACACATGTCGCAGGGACTGTTGCTGCTTCCTATAGAAAAGATGGTGGAATAGCGGGAGTGGCACCATCTGCTCAGCTGCTCATTTTGAAAGTGCTGGCGGGGGAAGGCGGCGGGGAATATCAGGGAATCATCGACGGCATCCAGTTTGCGATTGATTGGAGAGGACCGAACGGGGAAACGGTAACGGTCATTTCCATGTCGCTTGGAGGACCGGAAGATGTAACGGATCTCCACGAGGTGATTAAGCGTGCTGTAGACGTCGGTATCCCAGTTGTCTGTGCTGCAGGCAACGAAGGAGATGACCTTCACGATACCAACGAATTCGCTTATCCAGGAGCTTACGGTGAGGTAATTCAAGTAGGAGCAGTGAATTTTGATCGAAGAATTGCCAATTTCAGCAATACGAATGATGAAATCGATTTAGTAGCTCCAGGCGTCGACATTTATTCGACGTATCCGGGAGGGAAATATGCCAGTTTGTCAGGCACTTCAATGGCAACGCCACATGTATCTGGAGCTTTGGCATTAATTAAAAATATTGCAGAAAAAGAATTTGCCCGTGAACTAACAGAAGCTGAGTTATATGCTCAATTGGTTCGCCGCACAATGCCGCTTGGCTATCCGAAAACTGCAGAAGGCAATGGCTTGCTGTCACTGGATATTTTGAATAAAATCGAACAATTGTTTAAAGTGATCAACAGATCTTACAGTACAACCGAAAAAAGAAAACTAAACGACTGA
- a CDS encoding ABC transporter substrate-binding protein, with product MEKNLYRPICLLLILVLLLAACSGNNETGSAENSGEEMTEEDKQGGTLIYGRGADSVGLDPINVTDGESIRVTHNVFETLLEYDQNLELQPKLATEYSSSEDGLTWTFQLREGVTFHDGTDFNAEAVVFNFERWMDPENPYHQGDFPYYPFLYGGFKGDENHLIEHVVATGEHELEIKLKRKTAPFLSYLAISMFGIASPAAIEQYGDKLYEHPVGTGPFQFEEWSRNSTITLAKNPEYWMDGKPYLDKLIYQVIPENAARLNALQAGEIDVLDGMNAGDTNIVEETEGLELQKRPSFNIGYMAFNMEKEPFNDPLVRKAISMAINKEEIVDAFYNGLADTATSPLPPSLWSHDDTLKKYDYNVEEAKKLLAEAGFADGFKTELYTMSNPRPYLPEPMKIAEAIQSDLAEIGITAEIVSMEWATYLEDTKNGKHSMAMYGWTGVMADPDNFLYPNLSKTNAQVPAQNIAFYKSDEFTSLITEARETIDQDKRTELYKEAQQLFQEDAPWVMLAYTTPPLAQSDYVEDYIPHPMSNDLMTDVYLSNQ from the coding sequence ATGGAGAAAAATCTATATCGTCCAATTTGCCTTTTACTGATTTTGGTTTTATTGCTGGCAGCTTGTTCTGGGAACAATGAAACAGGGAGTGCGGAAAACAGTGGAGAAGAGATGACGGAAGAAGACAAGCAGGGGGGCACATTGATTTATGGCCGTGGAGCTGATTCGGTTGGACTGGATCCCATCAATGTGACAGATGGCGAGTCCATACGGGTTACTCACAATGTTTTTGAAACTTTGTTGGAATACGACCAAAATTTAGAATTACAGCCGAAACTGGCAACTGAGTATAGTTCGAGTGAAGATGGCTTGACTTGGACATTCCAATTACGTGAAGGCGTCACATTCCATGACGGAACTGACTTTAATGCGGAAGCGGTCGTCTTCAATTTTGAGCGGTGGATGGACCCAGAAAACCCATACCACCAAGGAGATTTTCCTTATTATCCGTTCCTCTATGGCGGATTTAAAGGAGATGAAAATCATTTAATCGAGCATGTGGTAGCGACAGGTGAGCATGAGCTTGAAATCAAACTGAAACGTAAAACGGCTCCATTCCTTAGTTACTTAGCCATTTCCATGTTCGGGATTGCAAGCCCGGCCGCTATTGAGCAGTATGGTGACAAATTGTATGAGCATCCAGTAGGTACAGGACCGTTCCAGTTTGAAGAGTGGAGCCGTAACAGTACCATTACATTAGCAAAAAATCCTGAGTACTGGATGGACGGAAAACCTTATTTGGATAAACTTATCTATCAAGTAATCCCTGAAAATGCAGCACGATTGAACGCTCTACAAGCTGGAGAAATTGACGTCTTAGACGGCATGAACGCTGGTGACACGAATATCGTAGAAGAAACAGAAGGGCTAGAGCTGCAGAAGCGCCCAAGTTTTAATATCGGCTATATGGCCTTCAATATGGAAAAAGAACCGTTTAATGATCCATTAGTCCGAAAAGCAATTAGCATGGCAATCAATAAAGAAGAAATTGTAGATGCATTCTATAACGGGTTAGCGGACACCGCAACGAGTCCATTGCCTCCTTCACTGTGGAGCCATGATGATACGTTGAAAAAATACGATTACAATGTCGAAGAAGCGAAAAAGCTATTAGCTGAAGCAGGATTTGCAGATGGCTTTAAAACTGAACTGTATACAATGAGCAATCCGCGTCCTTATTTGCCGGAACCAATGAAAATTGCTGAAGCGATCCAGTCAGATTTAGCTGAAATTGGTATTACGGCTGAAATCGTCTCGATGGAATGGGCAACCTATTTGGAAGATACGAAAAACGGCAAGCACAGTATGGCGATGTACGGTTGGACCGGCGTCATGGCTGATCCCGATAACTTCTTGTATCCAAACTTAAGCAAAACCAATGCACAAGTGCCGGCACAGAATATCGCCTTCTATAAGAGTGATGAATTTACCTCGTTGATCACAGAAGCCCGTGAAACCATTGATCAAGACAAACGGACTGAGCTTTATAAAGAAGCGCAACAGTTGTTCCAAGAAGACGCGCCGTGGGTAATGCTCGCTTATACAACTCCACCGCTTGCACAAAGCGATTATGTGGAAGACTATATACCGCATCCGATGAGCAATGATTTAATGACGGATGTCTATTTATCAAACCAATAA
- a CDS encoding M42 family metallopeptidase, whose amino-acid sequence MYQLLKNLCELVGPSGFEQDVQRFIKNEIENKVDELEVDALGNLIATIKATDPQLPSILLAAHADEIGFIVKKIEPNGTLRFEQLGGFDNRVLLAQPVTIKGADGYIEGVIGTLAVHYVKWDDPKRITSHRDLYIDVGASSAQEILEMGIKVGQPISYGSGLKLVGDKKRNRVVGKALDDRSGCAVLIELINNLQSKKDSKHGEIYCVFTVQEEVGLRGASVLSPNLKPDFALAIDTTPTSDTYDVLMTGTRKLGSGPCIKIADKSLISHPLVTGLLEKVAVEQNIPHQQEIFMGIGTDAGAIHMTSTGVSSGVISIPSRYTHTPIEIVDLDDLNNTVRLVEAFIFSSKSLVGKNFLDT is encoded by the coding sequence TTGTATCAATTGCTAAAAAATCTATGTGAACTAGTAGGGCCAAGTGGTTTTGAACAAGACGTTCAACGCTTTATCAAAAATGAAATAGAGAATAAAGTGGATGAATTGGAGGTGGATGCTCTGGGTAATCTGATTGCGACGATAAAAGCGACAGATCCTCAGTTGCCATCGATTCTGCTGGCAGCACATGCAGATGAAATCGGCTTTATCGTCAAAAAAATCGAGCCGAACGGCACACTTCGTTTTGAACAGCTCGGTGGATTTGATAATCGTGTGCTGCTGGCACAACCTGTCACTATTAAAGGGGCGGATGGTTACATTGAAGGAGTAATCGGAACTTTAGCTGTTCATTATGTGAAATGGGACGATCCAAAAAGAATCACTTCTCACCGTGATTTGTATATCGACGTCGGGGCATCTTCGGCACAAGAAATTCTGGAAATGGGCATTAAAGTTGGTCAGCCAATAAGCTATGGCAGTGGCCTAAAATTAGTAGGAGACAAAAAACGCAATCGCGTAGTCGGAAAAGCACTCGATGACCGTTCAGGCTGTGCCGTGTTGATCGAACTGATCAACAATCTTCAGTCGAAAAAAGACAGTAAACATGGCGAAATTTATTGTGTCTTTACGGTTCAAGAAGAAGTGGGGTTAAGAGGAGCTTCTGTACTATCACCAAATCTCAAACCTGATTTTGCCTTGGCCATCGATACAACACCGACTAGTGATACGTACGATGTCTTAATGACAGGAACGCGGAAGCTCGGGAGCGGGCCCTGCATCAAAATCGCCGACAAGTCATTGATATCGCATCCGCTTGTCACAGGACTTTTGGAAAAAGTTGCGGTAGAACAGAATATTCCGCATCAACAGGAAATTTTCATGGGCATCGGTACAGATGCCGGGGCAATCCACATGACATCTACCGGGGTTTCGTCAGGAGTGATATCCATTCCTTCTCGCTATACACATACCCCCATCGAAATTGTCGATTTGGATGATCTTAATAACACCGTTCGGTTAGTGGAAGCATTCATTTTTTCTTCAAAGAGCTTAGTTGGAAAGAACTTTTTGGATACATGA
- a CDS encoding ArsR/SmtB family transcription factor, with the protein MTHFNSGDHLLTVLEALSNSHRLRIIAVLSEGKQYVSQLARELGISRPLLYLHLQKLEEAELVTSDMEILESGKAAKYYMLNSFQIELNDQLVHKLANSLSVKKKNDNKGEKESD; encoded by the coding sequence ATGACACATTTTAATTCAGGAGATCATTTACTTACAGTCCTTGAAGCTTTGTCGAATTCCCATCGACTCAGAATTATTGCCGTTCTTTCAGAAGGGAAGCAATACGTGAGTCAGCTTGCAAGAGAATTAGGTATTAGTAGACCACTGTTATATCTTCACTTACAAAAACTAGAGGAGGCCGAATTGGTTACGAGCGATATGGAAATTTTAGAGAGTGGAAAAGCAGCTAAATACTACATGCTTAATTCATTTCAAATTGAATTGAACGACCAATTGGTACATAAGCTAGCAAATTCTTTAAGCGTTAAAAAGAAAAATGACAATAAAGGAGAAAAAGAGAGTGACTGA
- a CDS encoding IS30 family transposase, whose translation MAHTQSTTSKRSFKHLTPFDRGRIAALQEEGKTQTAIAEAIGCAKSTISRELKRGTVTQMKTGRATFEAYFPETGQLKYEENRQACGANLKLDDAIEFIQYTETKILDDHWSPDAVCGSATLHEQFEGKRVCTKTLYNYIELGYIGVKNIDLPMKVRLNTKKRRIRVNKRVLGRSIEERPEAVEDRTEFGHWEIDTVIGKKSQDEALMTLTERKTRQEIIIRIDDKGSDSITKALELVRNKFDANFAQVFKTITSDNGSEFAELAASLEKDKTAVFFTHPYTSCERGTNERHNGLIRRFIPKGKAIHSVAEETIRYAENWCNRLPRKILGYRTPEACFLEELANIA comes from the coding sequence ATGGCACACACACAGTCTACCACATCAAAACGCTCGTTTAAACACTTGACCCCTTTCGACCGTGGGCGAATCGCCGCGCTTCAGGAGGAGGGAAAAACCCAAACCGCTATTGCAGAAGCGATTGGCTGCGCCAAAAGCACAATCAGCCGAGAACTCAAACGTGGCACCGTCACGCAGATGAAGACCGGCCGTGCGACATTCGAAGCCTACTTTCCGGAAACCGGACAGCTGAAATACGAAGAAAACCGCCAAGCCTGTGGAGCCAACCTCAAGCTAGATGACGCCATCGAATTTATCCAGTACACAGAAACCAAAATCTTGGACGACCACTGGTCACCCGACGCGGTCTGCGGATCTGCAACACTCCATGAACAATTCGAAGGCAAACGGGTCTGCACCAAAACGCTTTACAATTACATCGAGCTTGGCTACATCGGGGTCAAAAACATCGACCTCCCGATGAAAGTGCGGCTGAATACAAAAAAGCGGCGGATCCGAGTGAACAAGCGCGTGCTTGGCCGCAGTATCGAAGAGCGACCGGAAGCCGTGGAAGACCGGACCGAATTCGGTCATTGGGAAATCGATACGGTCATCGGCAAGAAAAGCCAGGACGAAGCCTTGATGACGCTGACTGAACGGAAGACCCGCCAGGAAATCATCATCCGGATCGATGACAAGGGCAGTGATTCCATTACGAAAGCGTTGGAACTCGTGCGGAACAAGTTTGACGCGAACTTCGCTCAGGTCTTCAAGACCATTACTTCCGACAACGGGTCGGAGTTCGCAGAACTGGCTGCGTCGCTCGAAAAGGACAAAACGGCAGTCTTTTTTACACACCCGTATACCTCCTGCGAGCGCGGAACGAACGAGCGCCACAACGGGCTCATCCGCCGCTTCATCCCAAAAGGAAAAGCGATCCATTCAGTGGCAGAGGAAACCATCCGGTACGCAGAGAACTGGTGCAACCGCCTGCCGCGAAAGATTCTCGGGTACCGGACACCGGAAGCGTGCTTCTTAGAAGAACTCGCCAACATCGCCTAA
- a CDS encoding mechanosensitive ion channel family protein, translating into MENDCGKTLLFHPENRKDGFLFSFKNFDGETLLFGAGVIAAQIIGILIAFVLVKAIGKKLINRFFDKLLIKGDVTKGRALTLQSLSENLFSYVLIFILVTTLFNIFGLSVASLIAGAGIVGLAIGFGAQGLVSDVVTGFFLLLEKQIDVNDYVTVGSMDGIVEAVGLRTTKIRSFDGTLNYIPNRDITTVSNHSRGNMRALVDIGISYDENIDEAMAVIQAACAHVAAEAVGIVEGPDVIGVQAFGASDVTLRIIARAKNGEQWAVERQLRKAIKEALDAKGIEIPFPHQVNIHKNMEILKS; encoded by the coding sequence ATGGAAAACGATTGCGGCAAAACCCTGCTGTTTCACCCTGAAAATAGAAAGGATGGTTTTTTGTTTAGTTTTAAAAATTTCGACGGGGAAACGCTCCTCTTTGGAGCTGGAGTAATTGCAGCTCAAATAATTGGAATTCTGATTGCTTTTGTTTTGGTGAAAGCGATCGGAAAAAAACTGATAAACCGTTTCTTCGATAAATTATTGATAAAAGGCGATGTTACGAAAGGCCGTGCATTAACGCTTCAGAGCTTATCAGAAAACCTGTTCTCTTACGTCTTGATCTTCATATTGGTTACAACTTTATTCAATATATTCGGTTTGTCTGTGGCGAGTTTAATTGCCGGTGCTGGAATTGTTGGACTGGCGATAGGATTCGGGGCACAGGGCCTTGTTAGTGACGTCGTTACCGGGTTCTTTTTGTTGCTGGAAAAACAAATTGATGTGAATGATTACGTAACTGTCGGAAGCATGGATGGCATTGTGGAGGCGGTAGGTTTAAGAACAACGAAGATTCGCAGTTTCGATGGCACGTTAAATTATATTCCGAACCGGGACATCACTACAGTCAGTAACCATTCGCGTGGCAATATGCGCGCGCTTGTGGATATTGGCATTTCTTACGATGAAAACATCGACGAAGCGATGGCAGTCATACAGGCAGCTTGTGCGCATGTGGCGGCAGAAGCTGTGGGTATCGTTGAAGGTCCAGATGTTATTGGCGTACAAGCATTTGGTGCGTCAGACGTTACTTTGCGAATCATTGCAAGAGCAAAGAATGGAGAGCAATGGGCGGTAGAACGACAACTGCGCAAAGCTATTAAAGAAGCATTGGATGCAAAGGGCATCGAAATTCCATTCCCGCATCAGGTCAACATCCATAAAAATATGGAAATTCTGAAAAGCTAA
- a CDS encoding DUF948 domain-containing protein produces the protein MDAAIWLYIALAIFVVGLIIAIVGVVMLISGIKEPVKKMKGSASNLKERVDKLNLEATTLSHHANELKEDLQMKTEKVNTLIDAGKGTVNSVIDLNASVRAITSNISLRVDHDKQSVAQVNQYSNTAMGFLDFIKTQISSETINSTYTPTSVADEGQLPKNY, from the coding sequence ATGGATGCTGCAATATGGCTTTACATAGCACTTGCTATTTTCGTCGTTGGGCTGATTATCGCGATAGTCGGGGTTGTTATGCTGATATCAGGAATCAAGGAACCAGTTAAAAAGATGAAAGGTTCCGCAAGCAACCTGAAAGAGCGGGTCGATAAGCTCAATTTAGAGGCAACAACTTTATCGCATCACGCAAATGAATTAAAAGAAGATCTTCAAATGAAAACTGAAAAAGTTAATACGCTGATTGATGCGGGAAAAGGCACAGTGAATTCGGTCATCGACTTAAACGCTTCGGTCCGCGCAATTACCAGTAACATTTCGTTAAGAGTGGATCATGACAAGCAGAGTGTTGCGCAAGTGAACCAATACAGCAACACAGCCATGGGTTTTCTCGATTTTATAAAAACCCAGATATCTTCTGAAACTATCAACTCCACCTATACTCCGACATCTGTGGCTGATGAAGGTCAGTTGCCAAAAAACTATTAA
- the coaW gene encoding type II pantothenate kinase, whose product MIVGIDAGGTLIKVAYTKKGEVHFEKYPIAEIEQVADWVNGLGDSKVCVTGGRSGVLVSLLHQPAQEMVEFEATHLGVQVLLKEMGRLEDAYLVTNVGTGTSIHCIQDNIHERLGGTGVGGGTLIGLSHLLTGVTCYDDIVALARQGSRERIDLKVKHIYEGKEPPISGELTASNFGQNLFSISGDLTKEELLATVIGLVGETVSTVSVQAARQCKSSTIVYIGSSFIDNPLLKEVVTSYTILRGSVPVFPDNGEFSGAMGAMSVLNKKTV is encoded by the coding sequence ATGATTGTCGGAATAGATGCGGGCGGTACATTGATCAAAGTGGCATATACGAAAAAAGGAGAAGTCCATTTTGAAAAGTATCCAATTGCTGAAATTGAGCAAGTTGCCGACTGGGTGAACGGTCTTGGTGACAGTAAAGTTTGTGTAACAGGTGGAAGGTCGGGTGTTCTGGTTTCTTTGCTCCATCAGCCAGCTCAGGAAATGGTTGAATTTGAAGCGACTCACCTTGGTGTGCAGGTTCTTCTCAAGGAGATGGGCCGTTTGGAAGATGCATATCTGGTGACAAATGTTGGAACTGGAACCTCTATTCACTGTATTCAAGACAATATTCATGAGCGTTTGGGCGGCACCGGTGTCGGTGGAGGCACGTTGATCGGATTGAGCCATCTGTTGACGGGCGTTACTTGTTACGACGACATTGTCGCGTTGGCAAGACAGGGTTCCCGCGAACGGATTGATTTGAAGGTTAAGCATATCTACGAAGGCAAGGAGCCTCCTATCTCAGGAGAACTGACAGCCAGTAACTTCGGGCAGAACCTGTTTTCCATTTCGGGAGATTTGACGAAAGAAGAGCTGCTGGCGACGGTCATCGGTCTAGTGGGTGAAACGGTCAGTACAGTCAGTGTGCAAGCGGCTCGACAGTGCAAAAGCTCAACCATCGTCTACATTGGCTCTTCCTTCATTGATAATCCATTGCTGAAGGAAGTTGTAACAAGTTATACCATTCTGCGCGGCTCGGTTCCTGTGTTTCCAGATAATGGGGAATTTTCAGGGGCGATGGGAGCCATGTCTGTATTAAATAAAAAGACTGTGTAA
- a CDS encoding FAD-binding protein: MKTAWMAFLYLCIFGLSVYVYSTQLNGPAAGLHQRLLPVEIKTVKAGMSEDELQKIVQDAKATGDVLSIAGMQHSQGGQTVYPNGIMIDMKPYNKILAVNEEEKTVTVQSGARWADIQEVINPYGLSLKVSQSQNIFTVGGSLSVNAHGLDIRNGGLTDTVSSMRLMNADGEILQLSPAENRELFYAVLGGYGLFGIILDVTLQLIDDELYETKTASMSYSDYPSYFKQQVQNEPDAKMHLARISIAPESFMEEMYTITYKSAPDQTPFPEFQKLKTENLVAVPKFFLGLSRINDAGKDSFWKAQTTYTQQIDGNFVSRNNVMRSDSEFMEYDNSRKTEILQEYFVPVDQFEQYIPALATVLEANPEFNLLNVTIRYVGQNDDAVLSYAKEDMFSLVLLVNQGTDTKSVQKTQDVVREMIDVTLAHGGSYYLPYFGYPTKAQMQEAYPRTEQFFELKDRFDPDHRFMNLFYEEYRP; this comes from the coding sequence ATGAAAACAGCTTGGATGGCTTTTTTATACCTGTGCATTTTCGGCTTATCCGTTTATGTTTATTCCACTCAACTGAATGGTCCGGCTGCTGGACTGCATCAACGGCTCCTGCCTGTCGAGATTAAAACGGTGAAGGCGGGGATGAGCGAAGATGAACTGCAGAAAATCGTGCAGGATGCCAAGGCAACCGGGGACGTACTGTCCATTGCCGGCATGCAGCACAGCCAAGGCGGGCAGACGGTGTATCCGAACGGCATTATGATCGATATGAAGCCCTACAATAAAATCCTCGCAGTCAATGAAGAAGAAAAAACAGTGACTGTACAGAGTGGCGCAAGGTGGGCTGATATCCAAGAAGTGATCAATCCCTATGGCTTATCACTGAAAGTCAGCCAGTCACAGAACATTTTCACTGTCGGTGGTTCACTGAGCGTTAATGCCCACGGTTTAGACATTCGCAACGGCGGTTTAACAGATACCGTTTCCTCCATGCGTTTAATGAATGCTGACGGAGAAATTCTCCAGTTAAGCCCTGCGGAAAACAGGGAATTGTTTTATGCGGTTCTTGGCGGCTATGGCTTGTTTGGCATTATTTTGGATGTCACGCTACAGCTGATTGATGATGAGTTGTATGAAACTAAAACGGCAAGCATGTCTTACAGCGACTATCCGTCGTATTTCAAGCAGCAGGTACAGAACGAACCGGATGCAAAAATGCATTTGGCACGTATTTCCATTGCACCGGAGTCTTTTATGGAAGAAATGTATACGATTACGTACAAGTCAGCCCCAGACCAAACACCCTTTCCTGAATTTCAAAAACTGAAAACCGAAAACCTGGTGGCAGTACCGAAGTTTTTCCTCGGGCTTTCACGCATCAATGATGCCGGAAAAGACAGCTTTTGGAAAGCTCAAACAACCTATACACAGCAAATCGATGGAAATTTTGTTTCACGCAATAATGTCATGCGGTCAGATTCAGAATTCATGGAGTATGATAATAGCCGGAAAACCGAAATTCTTCAGGAGTATTTTGTACCCGTAGATCAATTTGAACAGTATATCCCGGCGTTAGCAACTGTACTTGAAGCCAATCCTGAGTTTAATTTATTGAACGTCACCATCCGCTATGTCGGACAAAACGATGATGCGGTATTGTCCTATGCCAAAGAGGATATGTTTTCACTTGTACTGCTGGTCAACCAGGGAACCGATACCAAAAGTGTCCAGAAAACGCAGGACGTCGTCCGGGAAATGATCGATGTGACACTTGCACATGGTGGCAGTTATTACCTGCCTTACTTTGGATACCCGACAAAAGCACAAATGCAGGAAGCCTACCCAAGAACCGAACAATTCTTTGAATTGAAAGACCGGTTTGACCCGGACCATCGTTTTATGAATCTTTTTTACGAGGAGTATCGGCCATGA